A single genomic interval of Phoenix dactylifera cultivar Barhee BC4 unplaced genomic scaffold, palm_55x_up_171113_PBpolish2nd_filt_p 001289F, whole genome shotgun sequence harbors:
- the LOC120108352 gene encoding uncharacterized protein LOC120108352, which yields MILANNPAVMINNASLMIPPSNSPSNILLEPVPGLKHGIGLAVDWSYEELAELREGLDRYANEPNIMKYIKIAARLPDKTVRDVAMRCRWMTVSIPYVIELVAFFNLFFMIAHLYAVLISCCTCIMICY from the exons ATGATTCTGGCTAATAATCCTGCAGTGATGATAAATAATGCTTCTTTGATGATCCCACCTAGCAATTCTCCTAGCAATATCCTTCTTGAGCCGGTGCCTGGTCTCAAGCATGGCATAGGGTTGGCTGTCGACTGGTCATATGAAGAATTGGCCGAGTTGAGGGAAGGTCTTGACAG ATATGCAAATGAACCtaatatcatgaagtatatcAAGATAGCAGCTAGACTACCTGACAAGACTGTAAGAGATGTTGCAATGAGGTGCCGATGGATGACTGTAAGTATTCCATATGTTATAGAATTAGTtgcattttttaatttattcttcatGATAGCTCATCTATATGCTGTTCTGATTTCCTGTTGCACATGTATTATGATTTGTTAT